A window of Candidatus Thermoplasmatota archaeon contains these coding sequences:
- a CDS encoding NAD-dependent epimerase/dehydratase family protein, translated as MENKKVIVTGGAGFIGSHLAEELTKDSEVTVIDNLSTGKLENIKHLLDDKKIVFKKGDIRDLEFLKNEFEGADYVFHQAAVVSVPKSVENPLLTNDINTNGTLNVLIAARDCNVKKVVFASSCAVYGDNPNLPLKEDMLPMPLSPYASSKLAGEYYCQVFAKVYGL; from the coding sequence ATGGAAAATAAAAAAGTTATAGTTACAGGAGGAGCAGGCTTTATCGGCTCTCATCTGGCGGAGGAACTGACAAAGGACAGTGAAGTTACGGTTATCGACAATCTTTCCACAGGAAAATTGGAAAATATAAAACATTTGCTCGATGACAAAAAAATTGTTTTTAAAAAAGGAGATATTCGAGATTTGGAATTTTTGAAGAATGAGTTCGAAGGAGCAGATTATGTTTTTCATCAGGCTGCCGTTGTTTCTGTTCCCAAAAGTGTTGAGAATCCTTTATTAACTAATGACATTAATACAAATGGAACCTTGAATGTTTTAATTGCAGCGAGAGATTGCAATGTAAAAAAAGTTGTTTTCGCTTCATCATGTGCTGTTTACGGAGATAATCCAAATTTACCGTTAAAGGAGGATATGTTACCAATGCCATTATCACCGTATGCTTCATCAAAGTTGGCTGGAGAATATTACTGCCAAGTTTTTGCAAAGGTTTATGGTTTGC